The following proteins are co-located in the Vigna angularis cultivar LongXiaoDou No.4 chromosome 2, ASM1680809v1, whole genome shotgun sequence genome:
- the LOC108328929 gene encoding glucosamine 6-phosphate N-acetyltransferase, which yields MESGEEQKYGVRKLEISDKSKGFIELLQQLSVCDSVSDRDFEDRFRELSAVGDDHVIGVIEDEASGKIIATGSVFIEKKFLRNCGKVGHIEDVVVDSSARGKHLGKRIISFLTEHARSMGCYKVILDCSLDNKAFYEKCGFQHKSLQMAMYFAHH from the coding sequence ATGGAAAGCGGTGAGGAACAGAAGTACGGAGTTCGGAAATTAGAGATCTCAGACAAGAGCAAAGGCTTCATCGAGTTGCTGCAGCAACTCAGCGTTTGCGATTCCGTCTCTGACAGAGACTTCGAGGATCGATTTCGAGAGCTCAGTGCCGTTGGAGATGATCACGTTATCGGCGTGATTGAAGACGAGGCTTCTGGAAAGATCATTGCGACGGGGAGCGTGTTTATTGAGAAGAAATTTTTGAGAAATTGCGGCAAAGTTGGGCACATTGAGGACGTTGTTGTGGATTCCAGCGCTCGTGGGAAGCATTTGGGAAAGAGAATCATCAGCTTCCTGACGGAGCATGCGCGTTCCATGGGATGCTATAAGGTCATTCTTGATTGCAGCCTCGATAATAAGGCGTTCTACGAGAAATGTGGCTTCCAGCATAAATCTCTTCAGATGGCTATGTATTTTGCTCACCACTAG